The Psychrobacter sp. LV10R520-6 genome includes a region encoding these proteins:
- the merF gene encoding mercury resistance system transport protein MerF, which translates to MNRDKLLLRFGIVGTVIVALCCFTPVLVILLGAVGLASLTGYLDIVLLPALAIFVALTIYALYKKKHSPDKNGYNNDTKKG; encoded by the coding sequence ATGAATAGAGACAAATTATTACTCCGATTCGGAATTGTAGGCACCGTAATTGTCGCTTTATGCTGTTTTACTCCTGTGCTTGTTATTTTATTGGGTGCTGTAGGTCTTGCTTCTTTGACGGGATATCTAGACATTGTTTTGCTTCCAGCACTAGCGATTTTCGTCGCACTTACCATTTATGCACTGTATAAAAAGAAGCATTCACCGGATAAAAATGGCTATAATAATGATACGAAAAAAGGATGA
- the merP gene encoding mercury resistance system periplasmic binding protein MerP, whose translation MKKLLLSCLLAFSSISAFAEIRTVKLDVPTMNCTTCPITVTHSLKSVDGVEKAEVTYRTKLAVIKYDDTKTNVEALIKATTNAGYPSTLKK comes from the coding sequence ATGAAAAAATTACTATTAAGCTGTTTACTTGCTTTTTCAAGTATCAGCGCTTTCGCTGAAATTCGAACGGTTAAGCTTGACGTACCAACGATGAACTGTACTACATGCCCAATAACAGTCACACATTCACTAAAGAGTGTCGATGGTGTTGAAAAGGCTGAAGTCACTTACAGAACTAAGTTGGCTGTGATTAAATATGATGATACCAAAACCAACGTTGAAGCCTTAATTAAAGCAACAACCAACGCGGGTTATCCATCTACATTAAAAAAATGA
- a CDS encoding mercuric transporter MerT family protein, with product MQKKKLNLSMIGGILAAIGASVCCVGPLVLLLLGVSGSWIGNLTAFEPYKPIFVLFVLLSFGYSGWKIYRPVGECEPDTACAVIAIQQRRKIIFWLSASVAIVLVTSNYWLLWLV from the coding sequence ATGCAGAAGAAAAAATTAAACCTTTCAATGATAGGAGGAATTTTGGCTGCCATAGGTGCAAGTGTCTGCTGTGTCGGCCCTTTAGTGTTACTGCTACTTGGAGTAAGCGGCTCTTGGATAGGTAACTTAACCGCATTTGAACCATACAAACCTATATTCGTTCTGTTTGTGCTGCTGTCATTTGGTTACTCAGGCTGGAAAATTTATCGCCCAGTAGGAGAGTGTGAACCAGATACGGCATGTGCCGTAATAGCAATACAGCAGCGCCGTAAAATTATCTTTTGGCTGAGCGCCTCAGTCGCGATTGTTTTGGTCACTAGCAATTACTGGTTACTTTGGTTGGTTTAA